From one Amia ocellicauda isolate fAmiCal2 chromosome 17, fAmiCal2.hap1, whole genome shotgun sequence genomic stretch:
- the trmt2a gene encoding tRNA (uracil-5-)-methyltransferase homolog A encodes MAEVVEGVVAGAPDLGEEKEAVPEEAVEEGADVDRGDSGEEPQPDGKEPDGADSSVYRYIKDDLFTSEIFKVEIQHLPKFTGFNDLKKFLAKHGVNPHKIKLFGRQTFAFVTFKSLEERDKAMKAVHGMQWKGNVLSVRLAKPKADPIQKKRKQQEEAGAGQPASKRSAASEGLEEDEEPLSKQLADVVTPLWNVPYEEQLRRKEQEVEGVLQRLAKEIGNNNKAMLPWLFVQKEKYNRMCCPLEAIRPSPLQTEYRNKCEFLVGRGAKGEDKTVGFRLGKYKGGSCAVVEPSDTVHVPVHTKRVVKAFQEYIRTTPYTVYCPETYEGHWKQLTVRTSRAGEIMAMVYFNPQKLQDPELEKLKSSLGQYFFEGAGKESKVTSLYFVREGQRKSPNLEDLPSEHVAGEKWIHEEMLGLKFQISPHSFFQVNTPAAEVLYSAVGEWAQLGQDSTVLDVCCGTGTIGMSLAKSVKKVIGIELCQEAVEDAKVNARINGLSNIEFRCGKAEDIFPSVLNSIVSRNVTAIVDPPRAGLHSKVILAIRRAEHLKRLVYVACNAKAAMNNFTDLCRAPSNRVKGAPFRPVRAMAVDLFPQTMHCELLILFERVDYSSSADPPKPAEPSKPEPSAD; translated from the exons ATGGCTGAGGTTGTGGAAGGTGTCGTGGCAGGAGCACCAGACCTGGGTGAGGAGAAGGAGGCCGTACCAGAGGAGGCGGTGGAGGAGGGGGCGGATGTGGACCGTGGAGATTCAGGAGAGGAGCCTCAGCCAGACGGGAAAGAACCAGATGGGGCCGACTCCAGCGTCTACCGCTACATCAAGGATGACCTCTTCACCTCTGAGATCTTCAAGGTGGAGATCCAACACCTGCCCAAGTTCACCGGCTTCAACGACCTGAAGAAGTTCCTGGCCAAGCATGGGGTCAACCCTCACAAGATCAAGCTGTTTGGCCGGCAGACCTTCGCCTTTGTCACTTTCAAGAGCCTGGAGGAGCGGGACAAGGCGATGAAGGCCGTCCACGGCATGCAGTGGAAGGGCAACGTCCTGAGCGTGCGGCTGGCCAAGCCCAAAGCCGACCCCATCCAGAAGAAGAGGAAGCAGCAGGAAGAGGCCGGGGCGGGGCAGCCAGCCTCCAAACGCTCGGCGGCCTCGGAGGGGctggaggaggatgaggagccGCTGAGTAAGCAGCTGGCGGACGTGGTGACGCCTCTCTGGAACGTCCCCTATGAAGAGCAGCTGAGGAGGAAGGAGCAGGAAGTTGAAGGGGTCTTGCAAAGACTAGCGAA gGAAATAGGTAACAACAACAAAGCCATGTTGCCCTGGCTTTTTGTGCAGAAGGAGAAGTATAACAGAATGTGCTGTCCCCTAGAAGCTATCAGACCATCTCCCCTGCAG ACTGAATATCGAAACAAATGCGAGTTCCTTGTCGGGAGGGGAGCAAAGGGGGAGGATAAGACGGTGGGCTTCCGACTGGGCAAGTACAAGGGGGGCTCCTGCGCTGTGGTGGAGCCGTCAGATACCGTCCACGTCCCCGTCCACACCAAGAGGGTGGTCAAGGCCTTCCAGGAGTACATCAG GACAACTCCCTACACAGTGTACTGTCCCGAGACGTACGAGGGCCACTGGAAGCAGCTGACCGTGCGCACGAGCAGGGCTGGTGAGATCATGGCGATGGTGTACTTCAACCCACAG AAACTACAAGACCCAGAGCTGGAAAAGCTGAAGAGCTCTCTGGGCCAGTATTTCTTTGAGGGAGCTGGTAAAGAAAGCAAGGTGACCTCTCTGTATTTCGTGAGAGAGGGGCAGCG GAAGTCTCCTAACCTTGAGGACCTGCCCTCAGAGCATGTGGCTGGAGAGAAGTGGATCCACGAAGAGATGCTAGGACTCAAATTCCAGATCTCGCCTCACTCGTTCTTCCAG GTGAACACGCCGGCTGCCGAGGTGCTGTACTCGGCTGTAGGGGAATGGGCGCAGCTGGGCCAGGACAGCACGGTTCTGGACGTGTGCTGTGGGACAGGAACCATCGGGATGTCCCTGGCCAAG AGTGTGAAGAAGGTGATTGGAATCGAGCTTTGTCAGGAAGCAGTAGAGGATGCCAAAGTGAACGCCCGGATCAATG GTCTGAGCAATATCGAGTTCCGCTGTGGGAAGGCAGAAGACATCTTCCCCTCAGTGCTGAACTCCATCGTGTCCCGAAACGTAACTGCGATTGTTGACCCTCCGAGAGCAGGACTGC ATTCCAAAGTCATTTTGGCCATCAGAAGAGCAGAACACCTGAAAAGGCTGGTTTATGTGGCCTGCAATGCTAAAGCTGCCATGAACAACTTTACAGA TCTCTGCAGGGCCCCTTCAAACCGGGTCAAAGGCGCCCCCTTCAGGCCGGTCCGAGCCATGGCAGTGGACCTGTTCCCTCAGACCATGCACTGTGAGCTGCTTATTCTGTTCGAGAGGGTGGACTACAGCTCCAGTGCTGACCCCCCAAAACCTGCGGAGCCATCCAAACCAGAACCTTCGGCAGACTGA
- the ranbp1 gene encoding ran-specific GTPase-activating protein: MADTKETPEEPEPTTENTEDTNHDPHFEPIVSLPEQEVKTLEEDEEELFKMRAKLYRFASENDPPEWKERGTGDVKLLKHKEKGTIRLLMRRDRTLKICANHNIAPLMELRPNAGSDRAWVWNTHADFADEHPKPEMLAIRFLNAENAQKFKAKFDECKEEVRKSSGNEECADKVAEKLEELSVKEEKSKQPSDHKGDKEPKKEEAENAQGKDEEKQ; encoded by the exons ATGGCAGATACGAAG GAAACACCAGAAGAACCTGAGCCCACTACAGAAAATACAGAGGACACCAACCACGACCCCCACTTTGAACCGATTGTATCTCTCCCTGAGCAGGAGGTTAAGACATTAGAGGAAGATGAGGAggaattgtttaaaat GCGAGCAAAACTGTATCGGTTTGCATCTGAGAATGACCCTCCTGAGTGGAAGGAGAGAGGCACTGGCGATGTGAAGCTCTTAAAACACAAGGAAAAGGGAACCATCCGCCTGCTCATGAGAAGAGACCGGACCCTCAAAATCTGTGCAAACCACAACA TTGCCCCTTTGATGGAGCTGAGGCCGAACGCAGGCAGTGACAGAGCTTGGGTCTGGAACACACACGCCGACTTCGCAGACGAACACCCCAAACCCGAAATGCTGGCCATCCGCTTCCTCAACGCAGAGA ATGCACAGAAATTTAAGGCAAAGTTTGATGAATGCAAGGAAGAAGTTAGAAAAAGTTCAG GCAATGAGGAATGTGCCGACAAAGTGGCGGAGAAACTGGAGGAGCTTTCTGTAAAAGAGGAGAAGAGCAAGCAGCCCAGCGACCATAAAGGGGACAAGGAGCCCAAGAAGGAAGAGGCGGAGAACGCCCAGGGAAAGGATGAAGAGAAGCAGTAA